One halophilic archaeon DL31 genomic region harbors:
- a CDS encoding hypothetical protein (KEGG: hla:Hlac_3150 hypothetical protein), which translates to MRSPRKPPTARRSRLAARLVPAVLASPGHDERSAPFSPAPVLLLGKRSPSVGWCVRPGSHRSPRSALRVARDRPFRACGRSPHRPRPFRAKMNLVSTPALHPFGSSGPRLRRPRRTWLRRGERGMRWPLAPGGSARGAGWGHLMQARSRSRPRGRSRRRERERADGSVGRCRRKTAM; encoded by the coding sequence GTGCGGTCACCTCGAAAGCCCCCGACCGCTCGCCGGTCGCGACTCGCTGCGCGCCTCGTCCCTGCGGTGCTTGCGTCGCCGGGGCACGACGAGCGGTCGGCCCCTTTCAGTCCCGCCCCGGTTCTGTTGCTGGGTAAGCGCTCTCCATCGGTTGGCTGGTGTGTACGTCCCGGCTCGCACCGCTCGCCGCGTTCCGCCCTCCGCGTCGCTCGCGACCGACCATTCCGGGCGTGCGGGCGCTCTCCGCACCGCCCGCGCCCGTTCCGGGCTAAAATGAATCTGGTCTCGACGCCAGCGCTTCACCCGTTCGGGTCCTCCGGACCTCGGCTGCGCCGACCGCGACGGACGTGGTTGCGTCGCGGCGAACGGGGAATGCGCTGGCCGCTCGCTCCGGGCGGGTCGGCGCGCGGTGCTGGTTGGGGCCACCTCATGCAGGCGCGCTCTCGCTCGCGCCCAAGGGGGCGCTCGCGAAGGCGCGAGCGAGAGCGCGCAGATGGTTCTGTCGGTCGGTGTCGTCGGAAAACCGCGATGTAG
- a CDS encoding nucleic acid binding OB-fold tRNA/helicase-type (PFAM: Nucleic acid binding, OB-fold, tRNA/helicase-type~KEGG: hla:Hlac_3149 nucleic acid binding OB-fold tRNA/helicase-type), which translates to MSSNSSSSKVVTVDEQAFEKAGGQTVDEDGFPVVDETPEFRATVDMEVQAKVDSNHPDARVEEGPDHMFGKTLEQEERIEAREAELEHISAQAELSQQEGRAKRTRDIAAKRSAERRVEFQKRAASVNPMADPERGDPRAELTQEQLAAVNKQSMRLAKKLDGWSRAAIGRRLGEAVVGGKDLTSAVVGVFEELQTAPGTVIPIGKLENVNRKEVSIEGRVEVLWDADSPAIAQVGLIADDSGKTKVTSWVASDQPWIEEGERVRIHGAAKNWYNGRVSVALTGWSTVHFPERGRWWEA; encoded by the coding sequence ATGTCAAGTAACAGCTCTAGTAGCAAGGTCGTTACGGTGGATGAACAGGCATTCGAGAAAGCGGGCGGTCAGACGGTCGATGAAGACGGGTTCCCGGTCGTCGACGAGACGCCGGAGTTCCGGGCAACGGTCGACATGGAAGTGCAGGCGAAAGTCGATTCCAACCATCCTGACGCGCGGGTCGAGGAAGGCCCGGATCACATGTTCGGGAAGACCCTCGAACAGGAGGAACGCATCGAGGCGCGGGAGGCCGAGTTGGAGCACATCAGTGCCCAGGCTGAACTCAGTCAGCAGGAGGGACGCGCGAAGCGGACGCGAGATATCGCAGCGAAGCGGAGCGCTGAGCGGCGTGTGGAGTTCCAGAAGCGGGCGGCGAGCGTGAATCCGATGGCTGACCCGGAGCGAGGCGATCCTCGTGCAGAACTCACGCAGGAGCAGTTAGCGGCGGTGAACAAGCAGTCGATGCGGCTGGCGAAGAAACTGGATGGCTGGTCGCGAGCAGCGATTGGTCGGCGGCTGGGTGAAGCCGTCGTCGGTGGGAAAGACCTGACGAGTGCGGTCGTCGGGGTGTTCGAGGAGTTGCAGACGGCACCTGGGACGGTGATTCCCATTGGGAAGCTCGAGAACGTCAATCGCAAAGAGGTGAGCATCGAGGGCCGAGTCGAGGTGCTCTGGGATGCGGACTCGCCGGCCATCGCGCAAGTCGGGCTAATCGCGGACGACAGTGGGAAAACGAAGGTGACGTCATGGGTTGCGAGTGACCAACCCTGGATCGAAGAGGGCGAGCGCGTGCGGATTCACGGAGCGGCGAAGAACTGGTACAATGGGCGCGTCTCCGTGGCTCTAACCGGGTGGAGCACCGTTCACTTCCCCGAGCGCGGTCGGTGGTGGGAAGCGTAG
- a CDS encoding HNH nuclease (SMART: HNH nuclease~KEGG: hla:Hlac_3148 HNH nuclease) codes for MDTVGAYSAGTYENRFGSWTEALQSAGYEPVKQHRISEDAILDEISRLATETGTPPTASEMRSKGKFTVTIAQDRFGSWNEALEAAGYDPHKRHRITDEALLEEIHRLVDELGKAPTAQEMNDHGEFSRRPYFNRWEGWQAAIRAAGYEPVGRPSGPDNYNWKEQPAHEWREYGDNWEEQRQKALERDNYTCQTPDCEWTQEAHREEFTRGLHVHHIRPLSAFGDVENEVNFERANRLDNLITVCVEHHHLWERASPLRLDTR; via the coding sequence ATGGATACAGTTGGAGCGTATTCAGCTGGGACGTACGAAAACCGGTTTGGCAGCTGGACGGAGGCGCTCCAGTCCGCGGGATATGAGCCGGTAAAGCAACACCGGATTTCCGAGGACGCAATCCTTGACGAAATCAGTCGGCTTGCAACGGAGACCGGTACCCCGCCAACGGCGTCCGAAATGCGCTCGAAGGGGAAATTCACGGTCACAATCGCGCAGGATCGCTTTGGAAGTTGGAACGAGGCGTTGGAGGCAGCTGGATACGACCCTCACAAGCGCCATCGCATTACTGATGAAGCGTTACTCGAAGAGATTCACCGGCTTGTCGACGAGTTAGGGAAGGCCCCCACAGCGCAGGAGATGAATGACCACGGTGAGTTTTCGCGTCGGCCCTATTTTAACCGCTGGGAGGGCTGGCAAGCTGCAATTCGGGCGGCTGGGTACGAGCCGGTTGGTCGCCCATCTGGCCCAGATAACTACAACTGGAAGGAACAGCCAGCCCACGAGTGGCGGGAATACGGGGACAACTGGGAGGAGCAACGACAGAAAGCACTCGAACGCGATAACTACACCTGCCAGACGCCGGATTGTGAGTGGACGCAAGAGGCGCACCGAGAGGAGTTCACGAGAGGGCTTCACGTGCACCACATTCGGCCACTAAGTGCGTTCGGCGATGTCGAGAATGAGGTCAACTTCGAGCGGGCCAACCGTCTGGACAACCTCATTACGGTGTGTGTCGAGCATCATCATCTCTGGGAGCGGGCCTCACCGCTTCGCCTTGATACACGGTGA
- a CDS encoding transcriptional regulator protein-like protein (KEGG: hla:Hlac_3147 transcriptional regulator protein-like protein), with product MSGPRVAELLNHLAHRGDVLKSLEEGHSDSREIANKADKSRSSVDRDIRLLKDDGYVKEYVGDYQLTQFGRFALQVYQLAERLAYAEPIGQYLPPEAPFALLKDAEVREASGTLPQRPIDHVAELIREAQVVKIVAPVVYPSITTELVSRLQDGGITVEILMTEDVQNELWTTFPDEMKACMKSDSCTLQRTNNELPFGMVILEDKTLCLGVYDDSMRLLGTITTRSEDAVEWGISTYRKHRKESEEIFYRGGSHNSSKISTR from the coding sequence ATGTCCGGTCCCCGAGTAGCGGAGCTGTTAAATCACCTTGCACACAGAGGAGATGTCCTGAAGAGTCTAGAAGAAGGACACTCTGACAGCCGTGAAATTGCAAATAAAGCCGATAAATCTCGGTCTTCGGTTGATCGAGATATTCGTCTTCTCAAAGATGATGGTTACGTAAAAGAGTATGTCGGTGATTATCAGCTAACGCAGTTTGGTAGATTTGCCCTCCAGGTATACCAATTGGCTGAACGCCTGGCCTATGCTGAACCTATTGGTCAGTATCTCCCGCCTGAGGCTCCGTTTGCTCTTCTGAAGGATGCTGAAGTCCGGGAAGCAAGCGGGACGCTTCCACAACGACCTATCGACCATGTAGCTGAACTCATTAGAGAAGCACAGGTAGTCAAAATCGTTGCGCCTGTTGTCTATCCCTCTATCACTACCGAACTTGTCTCACGGCTCCAAGATGGAGGAATAACTGTAGAGATTCTTATGACCGAGGACGTGCAAAATGAACTTTGGACCACATTCCCTGATGAGATGAAAGCGTGCATGAAGAGTGATTCCTGTACGCTTCAACGAACTAATAATGAATTGCCGTTTGGGATGGTAATCCTCGAGGACAAAACCCTGTGTCTGGGCGTATATGATGATTCTATGCGATTGCTTGGGACAATTACGACCCGTTCAGAGGATGCTGTAGAATGGGGAATCAGCACCTATCGCAAGCACCGAAAAGAGAGTGAGGAGATATTCTATCGCGGAGGAAGCCACAATTCGAGTAAAATATCTACTAGATAA
- a CDS encoding hypothetical protein (KEGG: hla:Hlac_3146 hypothetical protein): protein MTEDQSRLGSVRANRGIDRRKFMKSLGAIGISGAGLNTAIGKARATPSRDRVRIVTHRSKGEPVRTKQVPKEWFEQKERARRGQQLLFNRLEESSGVLGVGYGPSNAAVDNYRFFEVRVHVDRSEGTNADIPEEVDGVPVAITRREEYQDTYYNGNYDPVPGGVEQNSSTGTATSTARVDYGGNLYLMGARHLWVDDPNVQDSCSTQDPTGENAYQSDDYYGHVKHHFQDYDAALTNIEADDQEGQPQRDGFTDTIVDENGYIEGYVDSNGIDDMMANNLEVRKRGITTGPTTGVIEEYLDNYCSTSVTRRSLLHVSNEQQSGDSGGPVYDRDYFEGNYYLFMVSLATQATGASEAVGSTAHSMANNLGIQWRTR, encoded by the coding sequence ATGACAGAAGACCAATCTCGGCTCGGATCAGTCCGAGCAAACAGGGGAATAGACCGGCGAAAGTTCATGAAATCACTCGGAGCCATCGGCATCTCTGGAGCAGGGCTCAACACGGCCATCGGGAAAGCTCGAGCCACTCCTAGCAGGGATCGTGTTCGAATCGTCACTCATCGGTCGAAGGGAGAACCTGTTCGGACTAAACAGGTTCCAAAAGAATGGTTTGAACAGAAAGAGCGAGCACGTCGAGGACAGCAGTTACTCTTCAACCGCCTAGAAGAGTCATCCGGAGTCCTGGGAGTAGGTTACGGTCCGAGCAACGCAGCTGTCGACAATTATCGATTTTTCGAAGTCAGAGTTCATGTCGACCGTTCTGAGGGAACTAATGCGGACATTCCAGAGGAGGTCGATGGAGTGCCAGTTGCCATTACACGCCGGGAAGAATACCAAGACACCTACTACAACGGAAACTACGATCCGGTTCCAGGAGGCGTTGAACAGAATAGTTCGACGGGTACTGCCACCTCGACTGCGAGAGTGGACTACGGTGGCAATCTCTATCTAATGGGCGCGCGTCACCTGTGGGTCGATGATCCGAATGTACAGGATAGCTGCTCTACCCAAGATCCAACAGGTGAAAACGCCTATCAAAGTGACGACTACTACGGACACGTAAAACACCACTTCCAGGACTACGACGCCGCTCTCACAAATATTGAGGCTGATGATCAGGAAGGACAACCGCAGCGCGATGGTTTTACTGACACGATTGTCGACGAAAACGGCTATATCGAGGGATATGTGGATAGTAACGGTATTGACGATATGATGGCGAATAATCTCGAAGTCCGTAAGCGCGGCATCACTACCGGTCCAACCACGGGCGTAATCGAAGAATACTTGGACAATTACTGCAGCACGAGCGTCACGAGACGCAGTCTTCTGCATGTATCCAACGAGCAACAATCCGGAGATTCTGGTGGGCCAGTGTACGACCGTGACTACTTTGAAGGAAATTACTACCTCTTCATGGTTTCTCTCGCCACCCAAGCAACGGGAGCCTCAGAGGCTGTCGGCTCAACAGCCCATTCAATGGCAAACAACCTTGGGATTCAGTGGAGGACTCGGTAG
- a CDS encoding regulatory protein ArsR (PFAM: HTH transcriptional regulator, ArsR~KEGG: hla:Hlac_3142 transcriptional regulator, ArsR family), translating into MFDLLYEEPQTASDIAKSLDMSVQNAKYHLDKLEEAGLIEIIDIWYSDRGREMNVYAPTSSSIILFAGNSNEKRSLRKILKQSLGITGILGIASFLFGWVLSNLRPETIVDTDTDPSNPVLVMKNLVQFLALPEIAFLLGGIFVILLTLGGWYLTTLPD; encoded by the coding sequence ATGTTTGATTTGCTCTATGAGGAACCGCAGACCGCGAGCGATATCGCAAAATCACTCGATATGTCGGTCCAAAACGCAAAGTATCACCTTGATAAGCTTGAGGAGGCTGGACTCATAGAAATTATTGATATCTGGTATTCAGATAGAGGGCGTGAAATGAATGTGTACGCACCGACTAGTAGTTCGATTATATTATTTGCCGGCAATTCGAACGAGAAGCGGTCTCTGCGCAAGATTCTCAAACAATCACTTGGAATCACTGGCATCCTTGGTATTGCGAGTTTCCTCTTTGGTTGGGTACTTAGTAACCTTAGGCCAGAAACAATCGTTGATACGGATACGGATCCCTCAAATCCTGTCTTGGTTATGAAAAATCTTGTTCAGTTTCTCGCACTCCCCGAGATCGCATTCCTGCTTGGCGGGATCTTTGTCATATTACTCACTCTTGGAGGGTGGTACTTAACCACCCTTCCGGATTAA
- a CDS encoding transposase IS66 (PFAM: Transposase, IS66~KEGG: hsl:OE1094R transposase (ISH10)): MVADEKVEQLLERITALENRVDELEQEKTNLKQENQQLREENKRLRAKLRWYEGPHTPPSKDQSDQEESSSSSDADEDDEQPRTDGGTPGRKPGHDPEWRAAPDPDREIDVTCDCCPECGEGFDESAGVSPRLVEELPDPQPPEVTQYNRHHYECYSCGAETVASHPDCPDEGQFGVNVIAQAALSRYDHRLPYRKIADRFEQLHGLELSGASAWHATERAARAGRCEYEQIRRRIQHADVVHIDETGIKRDGEQAWMWTFTTDEHTLYAVRESRGSDVPAEVLGEDFAGTVVCDGWTAYPAFTSNLQRCWAHILREAEDVADKYEDGEPIHRHLTQMYVGLQSWLETDPSLRERAQMHRSSQNGLKSLVRCSATDDPVATLLGKIKGGIDHWLTFIGEPAVSPTNNAAENALREPVVLRKIIGTLRNDRGMFVHETLLSLLATSRQQGRNPYEKLKRIVRDNEMISRTHAVPSVESSG, from the coding sequence ATGGTCGCTGACGAAAAAGTGGAGCAACTGCTTGAGCGGATCACTGCTCTCGAAAATCGCGTTGATGAACTTGAGCAGGAGAAAACAAACCTCAAGCAAGAGAATCAGCAACTCCGCGAAGAGAACAAACGTCTCAGAGCTAAGCTCCGGTGGTACGAGGGACCGCATACACCACCGAGCAAGGACCAGTCAGACCAAGAGGAGTCGTCGTCCTCGTCCGATGCGGACGAGGACGACGAACAGCCACGTACTGACGGTGGGACACCGGGTCGAAAGCCCGGACACGACCCTGAGTGGCGAGCCGCACCTGACCCAGATCGAGAAATCGACGTTACCTGTGACTGCTGTCCGGAGTGTGGCGAAGGGTTCGACGAGTCGGCGGGCGTCAGCCCCCGACTCGTCGAGGAACTCCCGGATCCACAGCCACCCGAAGTTACACAGTACAACCGCCATCACTACGAGTGCTACTCTTGTGGAGCCGAGACTGTCGCTTCACACCCCGACTGCCCCGACGAGGGGCAGTTCGGGGTGAACGTCATCGCCCAAGCCGCTCTTTCCAGATACGATCACCGCCTCCCCTACCGGAAGATCGCCGACCGCTTCGAGCAATTGCATGGCCTCGAACTCTCAGGTGCATCTGCGTGGCACGCGACCGAGCGCGCTGCGCGCGCCGGTCGCTGTGAATACGAACAGATCCGCCGACGGATTCAGCACGCTGACGTTGTTCACATCGACGAGACGGGAATCAAACGCGACGGCGAACAGGCGTGGATGTGGACGTTCACCACGGACGAGCACACGCTGTACGCGGTCAGAGAGAGTCGCGGAAGCGATGTTCCGGCAGAAGTCCTCGGCGAGGACTTCGCGGGAACGGTCGTCTGCGATGGCTGGACGGCATATCCGGCATTCACCAGCAACCTCCAGCGGTGCTGGGCACATATTCTCCGCGAAGCGGAAGATGTCGCTGACAAGTACGAGGACGGAGAGCCAATTCACCGGCATCTCACGCAAATGTACGTCGGTCTCCAGTCGTGGCTGGAGACCGACCCGAGCCTTCGTGAGCGAGCACAGATGCACCGATCAAGCCAGAACGGACTCAAATCGCTCGTTAGGTGCTCAGCTACCGACGACCCAGTGGCAACACTGCTCGGGAAGATCAAAGGAGGGATCGACCACTGGCTCACCTTCATCGGTGAGCCAGCAGTCTCGCCAACGAACAACGCTGCGGAGAATGCGCTTCGTGAGCCGGTTGTTCTCCGGAAAATCATCGGGACGCTCCGCAACGACCGCGGGATGTTCGTTCACGAGACGTTGCTGTCCCTGCTGGCGACATCGCGCCAGCAGGGACGCAATCCCTACGAGAAGCTCAAGCGCATTGTCCGAGACAACGAGATGATTTCACGGACTCACGCTGTGCCATCCGTCGAGTCCTCGGGGTAA
- a CDS encoding hypothetical protein (KEGG: hla:Hlac_1068 hypothetical protein), whose protein sequence is MKREIWHALSEVRKNCTSLNWWRNRVFVPYVIGTATRFHPKYPGYDDAVRVMEDDWDTLIVLDACRADTFQKVVDLSRYDQYSTRVSRGSHSSEWTRRNFGGQQFDDTVYVSANPHTSLIASNSFHRIFELWENDFDDDAGVFLPEIVRDAAIEAYEQFPNKRLIIHFMQPHGPFIGSDIEKPYQSEDEYWHAYEQNLEYVLPYVDDIIESIPGKTAVTADHGQIYSIGLKSRLGLGGHPPRVRYPGLVNVPWATTDGERREIQEGEISEAGSERIEERLEQLGYL, encoded by the coding sequence ATGAAACGTGAGATCTGGCATGCACTCTCAGAGGTCCGAAAGAATTGCACCTCACTGAACTGGTGGCGGAATCGCGTTTTTGTCCCTTACGTCATCGGTACAGCGACCCGATTTCACCCAAAGTACCCTGGATACGACGACGCTGTCCGCGTGATGGAGGATGACTGGGATACCCTAATCGTACTCGACGCGTGCCGTGCAGATACCTTCCAGAAAGTGGTTGACTTGAGCCGGTACGACCAGTACTCTACTCGTGTGAGTCGGGGGAGTCATTCAAGCGAGTGGACTCGACGAAACTTCGGTGGACAACAGTTCGATGACACCGTCTATGTCTCGGCGAACCCTCATACATCCCTAATCGCTTCCAACTCCTTCCATAGAATTTTCGAGCTCTGGGAGAACGACTTCGACGACGATGCAGGTGTTTTCCTTCCCGAGATCGTTCGAGACGCCGCTATCGAGGCATACGAACAGTTCCCGAACAAACGTCTCATCATCCATTTCATGCAACCACATGGGCCGTTCATTGGAAGCGATATTGAAAAGCCGTATCAGAGCGAAGACGAGTATTGGCATGCTTACGAGCAAAACTTGGAATACGTACTACCGTATGTGGATGACATTATTGAGAGTATCCCCGGAAAAACTGCAGTAACGGCAGACCATGGTCAGATATATAGTATAGGATTAAAATCTCGACTGGGACTGGGTGGCCACCCACCGCGTGTACGTTATCCGGGACTCGTGAACGTGCCCTGGGCGACAACCGATGGTGAACGACGAGAAATCCAGGAGGGTGAGATTAGTGAGGCCGGTAGCGAGCGTATTGAGGAGCGCCTCGAACAGTTAGGATATCTGTAG